A region from the Cannabis sativa cultivar Pink pepper isolate KNU-18-1 chromosome 9, ASM2916894v1, whole genome shotgun sequence genome encodes:
- the LOC115722756 gene encoding probable hydroxyacylglutathione hydrolase 2, chloroplastic → MQMISRASSCAMASLPCSSRVRSGFSVWRGMRQLCLRKGLLYGFMRLFSSPLKTLRGASRTLRVDQFCSVVNMSSSLQIELVPCLSDNYAYLLHDVDTGTVGVVDPSEAVPVIEALSRKNRNLTYILNTHHHHDHTGGNVELKARYGAKVIGSAIDRNRIPGIDIVLDDGDKWMFAGHEVHVMETPGHTRGHISFYFPGSGAIFTGDTLFSLSCGKLFEGTPEQMLSSLRKITSLPDDTNVYCGHEYTLSNSKFALSIEPENEALQSYAAHVAHLRNKSLPTIPTTLKLEKACNPFLRTSSKEIRQILNIPSTANDAEALGVIRQAKDSF, encoded by the exons ATGCAGATGATctccagggcatcctcctgtgCAATGGCCTCCTTACCTTGTTCTTCTAGG GTAAGGAGTGGGTTTTCTGTATGGCGAGGTATGAGACAACTTTGCCTCAGAAAGGGCTTGCTGTATGGGTTTATGAGGCTGTTCTCTTCTCCATTAAAGACCTTGCGTGGAGCTAGTAGAACCCTTCGGGTTGATCAGTTTTGTAGTGTTGTTAATATGTCATCCTCATTGCAAATTGAATTG GTACCATGCCTTAGCGATAACTATGCGTATCTTCTGCATGATGTGGATACTGGCACAGTTGGTGTGGTTGATCCTTCTGAAGCTGTGCCTGTTATTGAAGCTTTGAGtaggaaaaatagaaatttgACATACATTCTAAatactcatcatcatcatgatcATACTGGTGGTAACGTGGAGTTGAAAGCAAGGTATGGTGCAAAG GTGATTGGCTCAGCGATAGACAGGAACAGAATTCCAGGCATTGATATTGTTTTGGATGATGGGGATAAGTGGATGTTTGCAGGCCATGAGGTGCATGTTATGGAGACTCCTGGTCATACACGAG GTCATATTAGCTTCTACTTTCCTGGATCTGGGGCAATTTTTACTGGAGATACATTGTTCAGTTTATCATGTGGCAAACTGTTTGAAGGAACCCCTGAACAG ATGCTGTCATCCCTTAGAAAGATTACATCTTTGCCAGATGACACAAATGTATACTGTGGTCATGAATATACATTG AGTAATTCAAAGTTTGCATTGTCTATAGAGCCTGAGAATGAGGCACTCCAATCCTATGCAGCACATGTAGCTCATCTTCGCAACAAGAGCTTGCCTACG ATTCCAACTACCCTCAAACTGGAGAAGGCATGTAATCCATTTCTTCGAACTTCGAGTAAAGAGATCAGGCAGATATTAAACATTCCTTCCACGGCAAATGATGCAGAAGCTTTGGGTGTCATACGCCAAGCAAAGGATAGTTTTTGA